One region of Fragaria vesca subsp. vesca linkage group LG4, FraVesHawaii_1.0, whole genome shotgun sequence genomic DNA includes:
- the LOC101300714 gene encoding uncharacterized protein LOC101300714 isoform 2: MASWKKTITTPFRKAAKVFNQQPSTRDQKKSQLQGNENSVTALQCEVMACGYEDVQVMWSILDKSNSSACNITS, from the exons ATGGCTTCTTGGAAGAAGACCATCACAACCCCATTCAGGAAAGCTGCCAAGGTCTTCAACCAGCAGCCAAGCACCAGAGACCAGAAGAAGTCTCAGCTTCAAG GGAATGAGAACAGTGTGACTGCTCTGCAATGTGAAGTGATGGCTTGTGGTTATGAAGATGTTCAGGTCATGTGGTCTATTCTGGACAAGTCCAACTCCTCAGCCTGCAACATCACTTCTTAA
- the LOC101300714 gene encoding uncharacterized protein LOC101300714 isoform 1 — MSIIILYIFMVDICVCITIYRFNESLSNRIPLILCGTGNENSVTALQCEVMACGYEDVQVMWSILDKSNSSACNITS; from the coding sequence ATGTCTATCATCATATTGTACATCTTCATGGTAGATATATGTGTGTGTATAACTATATATAGATTCAATGAGTCATTGAGTAATCGTATTCCATTAATATTATGTGGAACAGGGAATGAGAACAGTGTGACTGCTCTGCAATGTGAAGTGATGGCTTGTGGTTATGAAGATGTTCAGGTCATGTGGTCTATTCTGGACAAGTCCAACTCCTCAGCCTGCAACATCACTTCTTAA